One Roseimaritima multifibrata DNA window includes the following coding sequences:
- a CDS encoding serine/threonine-protein kinase, whose protein sequence is MSHPRNDVEHMAAALKLFTSGKNDSSLKTIRVGTRLDKYRLLKRLGSGGFATVYAAMDELEHRRVAIKIPSDTFTDSYHCLEDVTREIRIMARLDHPNILRLKDARVIDGKLVMVFPMGEQSLADRICKRIARATALDYASQMIEAVAYAHENHVLHRDIKPENFILFPHNRICLTDFGLARLGKPLAAQSGSGTLGYVAPEQAMGKATFRSDVFSLGLVLYRLFAGVLPEYPFTPPLPEYTKLRRGLAAPFASLIRKCIEPVPSKRFRDGIALYNAFQQIPNPITLKVSS, encoded by the coding sequence ATGTCTCATCCACGCAATGATGTTGAGCATATGGCGGCGGCCCTAAAGCTATTTACTAGCGGCAAAAACGATTCGTCTTTGAAAACGATTCGGGTCGGTACTCGTTTGGACAAGTACCGACTTTTGAAACGACTAGGTTCAGGCGGTTTTGCCACGGTCTACGCGGCAATGGACGAACTGGAACATCGACGTGTCGCTATCAAAATTCCTAGCGATACGTTCACCGATAGCTACCATTGCCTTGAAGACGTGACGCGAGAAATTCGCATCATGGCTCGCTTGGACCATCCCAATATCCTCCGGCTAAAAGATGCTCGGGTGATCGATGGCAAATTGGTCATGGTTTTCCCGATGGGCGAACAATCGCTAGCCGACCGAATCTGCAAGCGAATCGCTCGGGCGACCGCCCTCGATTACGCTTCGCAAATGATCGAAGCGGTCGCTTATGCTCATGAAAATCACGTCCTTCACCGCGATATCAAACCCGAGAATTTTATTCTCTTTCCACACAATCGAATCTGCCTAACCGATTTTGGGTTGGCTCGACTAGGAAAACCGCTGGCGGCTCAGTCGGGATCGGGGACCTTGGGATATGTCGCTCCAGAACAAGCGATGGGGAAAGCGACGTTCCGCAGCGACGTTTTCTCGCTCGGTCTGGTCCTTTACCGGTTGTTTGCCGGCGTCCTGCCCGAATACCCCTTCACGCCGCCTCTGCCGGAATACACGAAACTGCGGCGGGGACTTGCCGCTCCGTTTGCGTCTTTGATTCGCAAATGTATTGAACCGGTTCCGAGCAAACGGTTTCGCGATGGGATTGCACTTTACAACGCGTTCCAACAAATCCCGAATCCGATCACGCTGAAAGTCAGTTCTTAG